The genomic segment TTCCGGTATGACTCACTCAGCAGCTATGGCAGCTGAAATCCTTCCGGGCAAGACTGTACTCGAAGCATTGAATACCGACCTCGTTTGCGACGCTATCAATACAGCAATGCGCGAACTCTTCCTGCAAATCGTTTACGGACGTACTCAGTCTGCTTTCTCTGAAGGCGGTTTGATCATCGGTGCCGGTTTGGAAGATTTGGGTAAGGGTCTGCGTAGCCAGGTAGGTACTTTGTACGGTACTTTGGCAAAAGGTCCCCGTTATCTGGAAATGGCAGAAGGTTATATCAAGACTATCGCTCTTGACAAAAACGATGAAATCTGCGGATACGAATTCGTTCACATGGGTAAATTCATGGATGAAAT from the Bacteroides eggerthii genome contains:
- a CDS encoding iron-sulfur cluster assembly scaffold protein, which translates into the protein MTYSHEVEHMCVVKKGPNHGPAPIPEEGKWVKSKEIVDISGLTHGVGWCAPQQGACKLTLNVKEGIIQEALVETIGCSGMTHSAAMAAEILPGKTVLEALNTDLVCDAINTAMRELFLQIVYGRTQSAFSEGGLIIGAGLEDLGKGLRSQVGTLYGTLAKGPRYLEMAEGYIKTIALDKNDEICGYEFVHMGKFMDEIKKGTDANEALKKVTGTYGRFTAEQGAVKHIDPRHE